The Caretta caretta isolate rCarCar2 chromosome 10, rCarCar1.hap1, whole genome shotgun sequence genome has a window encoding:
- the AIMP2 gene encoding aminoacyl tRNA synthase complex-interacting multifunctional protein 2 isoform X2 has product MIQTPDADFDVTNIIQADECAPLTANTADLDSMLGKDYDALKDIVINANPSQPPLSLLVLHSLLCERYKILSAVHTHSSVKCVPENLLKCFGEQTRKQSRHEYQLGFTLIWKNVPKPQMKFSIQTMCPIEGEGNIARFLFSLFGQKHNVVTSTLIDSWVDTAIFQLKEGSNKEKAAVLRSMNTTLGKTSWLGGNELTVADIVAWCALQQTSSSHAVPANVQKWMKSCENLVPFNSALKLLK; this is encoded by the exons ATGATACAGACACCAGATGCCGACTTTGATGTAACGAATATAATCCAAGCTGATGAATGTGCTCCTTTGACTGCAAACACAGCAGACCTAGATTCAATGCTTGGGAAG GATTATGATGCTCTGAAAGATATTGTGATCAATGCAAACCCTTCTCAACCTCCATTGTCACTGTtagtactgcacagtctgctgtgTGAGCGTTATAAGATTTTATCAGCTGTTCATACACACTCATCAGTGAAATGTGTGCCAGAAAACCTCTTGAAATGCTTTGGTGAGCAGACTAGGAAACAATCACGTCACGAGTACCAGTTGGGCTTCACTCTCATTTGGAAGAATG TTCCCAAGCCCCAGATGAAGTTCAGCATTCAAACCATGTGTCCCATTGAAGGAGAAGGAAATATTGCTAGATTTTTGTTCTCCTTATTTGGCCAGAAGCATAATGTAGTCACTTCAACTCTGATAGACAGTTGGGTGGATACAGCCATCTTCCAGCTGAAGGAAGGTAGCAATAAAGAAAAAGCAGCAGTCTTACGCTCCATGAACACCACCCTTGGCAAGACATCCTGGCTGGGGGGAAATGAACTCACTGTAGCAGACATCGTGGCGTGGTGTGCACTTCAGCAGACAAGTAGCTCTCATGCTGTCCCAGCCAATGTTCAGAAATGGATGAAGTCTTGTGAGAATTTGGTACCTTTCAACAGTGCCCTTAAACTATTAAAATAA
- the AIMP2 gene encoding aminoacyl tRNA synthase complex-interacting multifunctional protein 2 isoform X3: MPMYKVRPFHGAPGAVRAEQLPTCMYPMQNLHRGPAAAAPLHQEEVDPSLLALESRQEEILKRLYELKTAVDGLSKMIQTPDADFDVTNIIQADECAPLTANTADLDSMLGKDYDALKDIVINANPSQPPLSLLVLHSLLCERYKILSAVHTHSSVKCVPENLLKCFGEQTRKQSRHEYQLGFTLIWKNVPKPQMKFSIQTMCPIEGEGNIARFLFSLFGQKHNVVTSTLIDSWVDTAIFQLKEGSNKEKAAVLRSMNTTLGKTSWLGGNELTVADIVAWCALQQTSSSHAVPANVQKWMKSCENLVPFNSALKLLK, encoded by the exons ATGCCCATGTACAAGGTGAGGCCCTTTCACGGGGCGCCCGGGGCGGTGCGGGCCGAGCAGCTCCCCACCTGTATGTACCCGATGCAGAACCTGCACCGCGGCCCGGCGGCCGCTGCGCCACTGCACCAG GAAGAGGTTGACCCATCACTTCTAGCACTTGAATCCCGCCAAGAAGAGATCTTAAAACGCTTGTATGAACTTAAAACTGCTGTCGATGGGCTCTCAAAAATGATACAGACACCAGATGCCGACTTTGATGTAACGAATATAATCCAAGCTGATGAATGTGCTCCTTTGACTGCAAACACAGCAGACCTAGATTCAATGCTTGGGAAG GATTATGATGCTCTGAAAGATATTGTGATCAATGCAAACCCTTCTCAACCTCCATTGTCACTGTtagtactgcacagtctgctgtgTGAGCGTTATAAGATTTTATCAGCTGTTCATACACACTCATCAGTGAAATGTGTGCCAGAAAACCTCTTGAAATGCTTTGGTGAGCAGACTAGGAAACAATCACGTCACGAGTACCAGTTGGGCTTCACTCTCATTTGGAAGAATG TTCCCAAGCCCCAGATGAAGTTCAGCATTCAAACCATGTGTCCCATTGAAGGAGAAGGAAATATTGCTAGATTTTTGTTCTCCTTATTTGGCCAGAAGCATAATGTAGTCACTTCAACTCTGATAGACAGTTGGGTGGATACAGCCATCTTCCAGCTGAAGGAAGGTAGCAATAAAGAAAAAGCAGCAGTCTTACGCTCCATGAACACCACCCTTGGCAAGACATCCTGGCTGGGGGGAAATGAACTCACTGTAGCAGACATCGTGGCGTGGTGTGCACTTCAGCAGACAAGTAGCTCTCATGCTGTCCCAGCCAATGTTCAGAAATGGATGAAGTCTTGTGAGAATTTGGTACCTTTCAACAGTGCCCTTAAACTATTAAAATAA
- the PMS2 gene encoding mismatch repair endonuclease PMS2 isoform X2, whose amino-acid sequence MIARGWSLQELCCCGLCPRRLNVGALLACVPGVLPGRLRAGSRDSMEAPAPCAQPAKAIKPIDHKSVHQICSGQVVLNLATAVKELVENSVDAGATNIDLKLKDYGTDLIEVSDNGCGVEEENFEGLTLKYYTSKIQDFSDLMHVGTFGFRGEALSSLCALSDVTIFTCHKSAKVGTRLVFDHNGKITQKTPYPRQQGTTVSVQQLFYTLPVRHKEFQRNIKKEYAKMVQILQAYCIISTGVRINCTNQVGQGKKHSVVCTTGSCSLKENIGAIFGQKQLQSLIPFVQLPPSEAVCEEYGLNSTDTPQNLYSITGFVSHCDHGVGRSTTERQFFFVNQRPCDQSKISKVVNEVYHMYNKHQYPFIVLNICVDSECVDINVTPDKRQILLQQEKVLLAILKTSLVGMFGSNVNKLNISQKLLDITGNFKKIVAEETEKPQTGMLLDSAAQNPKREEKRAMTIVKLRESFSLHQMTESSFQSPNNVGNQHNSPGKRKLTSFLNTSSPVKSAKSISSKESEHWRQTDSNTYSVTSRDLRKLENDTDSGCGSTSAESNVGFNTPEVGSCLSNESAGSSPEEEFIISKEELQSVCLETVELSEESLEYDAKFSEVEHELTQVGEQNELSELPQQASSFPPNVKRFKSEQANLKAASCPELRSAENHASVPHVDVPIEIKKKTVPLEFSMSSLAERVKRLIQQQQKKAETQNYRRFRAKISPGDNKTAEDELRKEIRPQNLNLTAVNETILIENLEIFRKNGFDFVIDEDAPVTERVKLISLPTSKNWTFGPQDIEELIFMLSDCPGVMCRPSRVRQMFASRACRKSVMIGTALTVNEMKKLITHMGEIEHPWNCPHGRPTMRHIANLDMISQ is encoded by the exons ATGATCGCGCGAGGGTGGAGCCTACAGGAGTTGTGCTGCTGTGGGCTCTGTCCCAGGCGGCTTAACGTTGGCGCGCTGCTGGCCTGTgtcccaggagtcctgcctggcCGCCTGCGTGCCGGGAGCAGAGACTCTATGGAGGCCCCGGCACCCTG TGCACAGCCTGCTAAAGCCATCAAGCCTATAGATCATAAATCAGTTCACCAGATCTGTTCAGGACAGGTTGTACTGAATCTAGCCACTGCGGTGAAGGAATTGGTGGAAAacagtgtagatgctggagctACTAATATTG ACCTAAAGCTTAAAGATTATGGAACAGATCTTATAGAAGTTTCAGATAATGGTTGTGGAGTAGAGGAAGAAAACTTTGAGGGCTTAA cTCTGAAATATTATACTTCCAAGATACAAGATTTCTCTGATCTAATGCATGTTGGAACATTTGGATTTCGAGGTGAAGCTCTGAGTTCACTGTGTGCGTTAAG TGATGTTACCATTTTTACTTGTCACAAATCTGCAAAGGTTGGAACTCGTCTGGTATTTGATCACAATGGAAAAATTACTCAGAAAACTCCTTACCCACGACAACAGGGAACAACTGTTAGCGTGCAGCAATTGTTTTATACCCTGCCAGTGCGGCACAAGGAATTTCAACGAAATATTAAAAAG gAATATGCAAAAATGGTCCAAATATTACAAGCATACTGTATCATTTCAACGGGAGTTCGAATTAACTGCACCAATCAGGTTGGCCAAGGGAAAAAACACTCAGTGGTGTGTACCACTGGAAGTTGTAGTCTAAAGGAAAACATTGGAGCAATATTTGGGCAAAAACAG TTGCAAAGCCTCATTCCCTTTGTTCAACTACCTCCTAGTGAAGCTGTTTGTGAAGAATATGGCCTCAACTCCACTGATACGCCACAGAATCTTTATTC TATTACAGGCTTCGTTTCCCATTGTGATCATGGTGTTGGAAGGAGTACAACAGAGAGACAATTTTTCTTTGTCAATCAGCGACCATGTGACCAATCAAAG ATTTCCAAAGTTGTGAATGAAGTTTACCACATGTATAATAAGCACCAATATCCATTTATCGTTCTTAACATTTGTGTAGATTCTG agTGTGTTGACATCAATGTAACTCCTGACAAGAGGCAAATTTTACTGCAACAGGAGAAGGTTTTGTTAGCAATTTTAAAGACCTCTCTTGTGGGAATGTTTGGTAGCAATGTCAACAAACTTAACATCAGTCAAAAACTGCTGGATATTACAG GTAACTTCAAAAAGATAGTAGCGGAAGAAACAGAAAAGCCTCAGACAGGAATGCTGCTTGATTCTGCAGCCCAGAATccaaagagagaagagaaaagagcaATGACTATTGTCAAATTAAGAGAGTCATTCTCTCTCCATCAAATGACAGAGAGCAGCTTTCAGAGCCCTAACAATGTCGGAAATCAACACAACTCCCCGGGGAAGAGAAAACTTACGTCATTTCTTAACACTTCAAGTCCTGTAAAGAGTGCAAAGTCCATCTCCAGCAAGGAATCTGAACATTGGAGGCAGACTGACTCAAATACATACTCAGTTACTAGCAGAGATTTGAGGAAGTTAGAAAATGACACAGATTCTGGATGTGGTAGCACATCTGCAGAGTCAAATGTTGGCTTTAATACTCCAGAAGTTGGTAGCTGCCTCAGCAATGAAAGTGCAGGCAGttcacctgaagaagagttcaTTATTTCAAAAGAGGAGCTTCAAAGTGTATGTCTTGAAACTGTCGAACTTAGTGAGGAATCATTGGAATATGATGCCAAATTTTCAGAGGTTGAACATGAATTGACCCAAGTCGGTGAACAGAATGAACTGAGTGAGTTACCTCAGCAAGCCAGTAGTTTTCCCCCAAATGTGAAGCGTTTTAAAAGCGAGCAAGCTAATTTAAAGGCAGCCAGCTGTCCAGAACTGAGGAGTGCTGAGAACCATGCATCAGTGCCACACGTTGAtgtaccaattgaaattaaaaagaaaactgtgCCACTTGAGTTCTCTATGAGCTCTTTAGCAGAAAGAGTAAAAAGGCTAATACAGCAgcaacagaaaaaggcagaaacACAGAATTATAGAAGATTTAGAGCAAAGATTAGCCCTGGAGACAATAAAACAGCAGAGGATGaattaagaaaagaaatcag GCCACAAAATCTTAATTTAACTGCTGTAAATGAAACCATATTGATTGAAAACTTGGAGATATTTAGAAAAAATGGGTTTGATTTTGTCATTGATGAAGATG ctCCTGTAACTGAAAGGGTTAAGTTGATTTCCTTGCCAACAAGCAAAAATTGGACTTTTGGTCCACAGGACATAGAGGAGTTGATCTTCATGTTAAGTGATTGCCCAGGAGTCATGTGTAGGCCCTCTAGGGTCAGACAGATGTTTGCGTCTCGAGCTTGTAGAAAATCT GTGATGATTGGAACTGCACTTACTGTAAATGAGATGAAGAAACTGATCACCCACATGGGTGAGATTGAGCATCCTTGGAACTGTCCCCATGGAAGGCCAACTATGAGGCACATAGCCAATTTAGATATGATTTCTCAATAA
- the PMS2 gene encoding mismatch repair endonuclease PMS2 isoform X1: MIARGWSLQELCCCGLCPRRLNVGALLACVPGVLPGRLRAGSRDSMEAPAPCAQPAKAIKPIDHKSVHQICSGQVVLNLATAVKELVENSVDAGATNIDLKLKDYGTDLIEVSDNGCGVEEENFEGLTLKYYTSKIQDFSDLMHVGTFGFRGEALSSLCALSDVTIFTCHKSAKVGTRLVFDHNGKITQKTPYPRQQGTTVSVQQLFYTLPVRHKEFQRNIKKEYAKMVQILQAYCIISTGVRINCTNQVGQGKKHSVVCTTGSCSLKENIGAIFGQKQLQSLIPFVQLPPSEAVCEEYGLNSTDTPQNLYSITGFVSHCDHGVGRSTTERQFFFVNQRPCDQSKISKVVNEVYHMYNKHQYPFIVLNICVDSECVDINVTPDKRQILLQQEKVLLAILKTSLVGMFGSNVNKLNISQKLLDITGNFKKIVAEETEKPQTGMLLDSAAQNPKREEKRAMTIVKLRESFSLHQMTESSFQSPNNVGNQHNSPGKRKLTSFLNTSSPVKSAKSISSKESEHWRQTDSNTYSVTSRDLRKLENDTDSGCGSTSAESNVGFNTPEVGSCLSNESAGSSPEEEFIISKEELQSVCLETVELSEESLEYDAKFSEVEHELTQVGEQNELSELPQQASSFPPNVKRFKSEQANLKAASCPELRSAENHASVPHVDVPIEIKKKTVPLEFSMSSLAERVKRLIQQQQKKAETQNYRRFRAKISPGDNKTAEDELRKEISKEMFAKMEIIGQFNLGFIVAKLNSDLFIIDQHATDEKYNFEMLQQHNILQGQKLIAPQNLNLTAVNETILIENLEIFRKNGFDFVIDEDAPVTERVKLISLPTSKNWTFGPQDIEELIFMLSDCPGVMCRPSRVRQMFASRACRKSVMIGTALTVNEMKKLITHMGEIEHPWNCPHGRPTMRHIANLDMISQ, encoded by the exons ATGATCGCGCGAGGGTGGAGCCTACAGGAGTTGTGCTGCTGTGGGCTCTGTCCCAGGCGGCTTAACGTTGGCGCGCTGCTGGCCTGTgtcccaggagtcctgcctggcCGCCTGCGTGCCGGGAGCAGAGACTCTATGGAGGCCCCGGCACCCTG TGCACAGCCTGCTAAAGCCATCAAGCCTATAGATCATAAATCAGTTCACCAGATCTGTTCAGGACAGGTTGTACTGAATCTAGCCACTGCGGTGAAGGAATTGGTGGAAAacagtgtagatgctggagctACTAATATTG ACCTAAAGCTTAAAGATTATGGAACAGATCTTATAGAAGTTTCAGATAATGGTTGTGGAGTAGAGGAAGAAAACTTTGAGGGCTTAA cTCTGAAATATTATACTTCCAAGATACAAGATTTCTCTGATCTAATGCATGTTGGAACATTTGGATTTCGAGGTGAAGCTCTGAGTTCACTGTGTGCGTTAAG TGATGTTACCATTTTTACTTGTCACAAATCTGCAAAGGTTGGAACTCGTCTGGTATTTGATCACAATGGAAAAATTACTCAGAAAACTCCTTACCCACGACAACAGGGAACAACTGTTAGCGTGCAGCAATTGTTTTATACCCTGCCAGTGCGGCACAAGGAATTTCAACGAAATATTAAAAAG gAATATGCAAAAATGGTCCAAATATTACAAGCATACTGTATCATTTCAACGGGAGTTCGAATTAACTGCACCAATCAGGTTGGCCAAGGGAAAAAACACTCAGTGGTGTGTACCACTGGAAGTTGTAGTCTAAAGGAAAACATTGGAGCAATATTTGGGCAAAAACAG TTGCAAAGCCTCATTCCCTTTGTTCAACTACCTCCTAGTGAAGCTGTTTGTGAAGAATATGGCCTCAACTCCACTGATACGCCACAGAATCTTTATTC TATTACAGGCTTCGTTTCCCATTGTGATCATGGTGTTGGAAGGAGTACAACAGAGAGACAATTTTTCTTTGTCAATCAGCGACCATGTGACCAATCAAAG ATTTCCAAAGTTGTGAATGAAGTTTACCACATGTATAATAAGCACCAATATCCATTTATCGTTCTTAACATTTGTGTAGATTCTG agTGTGTTGACATCAATGTAACTCCTGACAAGAGGCAAATTTTACTGCAACAGGAGAAGGTTTTGTTAGCAATTTTAAAGACCTCTCTTGTGGGAATGTTTGGTAGCAATGTCAACAAACTTAACATCAGTCAAAAACTGCTGGATATTACAG GTAACTTCAAAAAGATAGTAGCGGAAGAAACAGAAAAGCCTCAGACAGGAATGCTGCTTGATTCTGCAGCCCAGAATccaaagagagaagagaaaagagcaATGACTATTGTCAAATTAAGAGAGTCATTCTCTCTCCATCAAATGACAGAGAGCAGCTTTCAGAGCCCTAACAATGTCGGAAATCAACACAACTCCCCGGGGAAGAGAAAACTTACGTCATTTCTTAACACTTCAAGTCCTGTAAAGAGTGCAAAGTCCATCTCCAGCAAGGAATCTGAACATTGGAGGCAGACTGACTCAAATACATACTCAGTTACTAGCAGAGATTTGAGGAAGTTAGAAAATGACACAGATTCTGGATGTGGTAGCACATCTGCAGAGTCAAATGTTGGCTTTAATACTCCAGAAGTTGGTAGCTGCCTCAGCAATGAAAGTGCAGGCAGttcacctgaagaagagttcaTTATTTCAAAAGAGGAGCTTCAAAGTGTATGTCTTGAAACTGTCGAACTTAGTGAGGAATCATTGGAATATGATGCCAAATTTTCAGAGGTTGAACATGAATTGACCCAAGTCGGTGAACAGAATGAACTGAGTGAGTTACCTCAGCAAGCCAGTAGTTTTCCCCCAAATGTGAAGCGTTTTAAAAGCGAGCAAGCTAATTTAAAGGCAGCCAGCTGTCCAGAACTGAGGAGTGCTGAGAACCATGCATCAGTGCCACACGTTGAtgtaccaattgaaattaaaaagaaaactgtgCCACTTGAGTTCTCTATGAGCTCTTTAGCAGAAAGAGTAAAAAGGCTAATACAGCAgcaacagaaaaaggcagaaacACAGAATTATAGAAGATTTAGAGCAAAGATTAGCCCTGGAGACAATAAAACAGCAGAGGATGaattaagaaaagaaatcag TAAAGAGATGTTTGCAAAAATGGAAATCATAGGTCAGTTCAATTTAGGGTTTATAGTAGCCAAGCTGAACTCTGATCTCTTCATAATTGACCAACATGCTACTGATGAAAAATACAACTTTGAGATGTTACAACAGCACAACATTCTCCAAGGTCAGAAGCTGATAGC GCCACAAAATCTTAATTTAACTGCTGTAAATGAAACCATATTGATTGAAAACTTGGAGATATTTAGAAAAAATGGGTTTGATTTTGTCATTGATGAAGATG ctCCTGTAACTGAAAGGGTTAAGTTGATTTCCTTGCCAACAAGCAAAAATTGGACTTTTGGTCCACAGGACATAGAGGAGTTGATCTTCATGTTAAGTGATTGCCCAGGAGTCATGTGTAGGCCCTCTAGGGTCAGACAGATGTTTGCGTCTCGAGCTTGTAGAAAATCT GTGATGATTGGAACTGCACTTACTGTAAATGAGATGAAGAAACTGATCACCCACATGGGTGAGATTGAGCATCCTTGGAACTGTCCCCATGGAAGGCCAACTATGAGGCACATAGCCAATTTAGATATGATTTCTCAATAA
- the AIMP2 gene encoding aminoacyl tRNA synthase complex-interacting multifunctional protein 2 isoform X1, with protein MPMYKEEVDPSLLALESRQEEILKRLYELKTAVDGLSKMIQTPDADFDVTNIIQADECAPLTANTADLDSMLGKDYDALKDIVINANPSQPPLSLLVLHSLLCERYKILSAVHTHSSVKCVPENLLKCFGEQTRKQSRHEYQLGFTLIWKNVPKPQMKFSIQTMCPIEGEGNIARFLFSLFGQKHNVVTSTLIDSWVDTAIFQLKEGSNKEKAAVLRSMNTTLGKTSWLGGNELTVADIVAWCALQQTSSSHAVPANVQKWMKSCENLVPFNSALKLLK; from the exons ATGCCCATGTACAAG GAAGAGGTTGACCCATCACTTCTAGCACTTGAATCCCGCCAAGAAGAGATCTTAAAACGCTTGTATGAACTTAAAACTGCTGTCGATGGGCTCTCAAAAATGATACAGACACCAGATGCCGACTTTGATGTAACGAATATAATCCAAGCTGATGAATGTGCTCCTTTGACTGCAAACACAGCAGACCTAGATTCAATGCTTGGGAAG GATTATGATGCTCTGAAAGATATTGTGATCAATGCAAACCCTTCTCAACCTCCATTGTCACTGTtagtactgcacagtctgctgtgTGAGCGTTATAAGATTTTATCAGCTGTTCATACACACTCATCAGTGAAATGTGTGCCAGAAAACCTCTTGAAATGCTTTGGTGAGCAGACTAGGAAACAATCACGTCACGAGTACCAGTTGGGCTTCACTCTCATTTGGAAGAATG TTCCCAAGCCCCAGATGAAGTTCAGCATTCAAACCATGTGTCCCATTGAAGGAGAAGGAAATATTGCTAGATTTTTGTTCTCCTTATTTGGCCAGAAGCATAATGTAGTCACTTCAACTCTGATAGACAGTTGGGTGGATACAGCCATCTTCCAGCTGAAGGAAGGTAGCAATAAAGAAAAAGCAGCAGTCTTACGCTCCATGAACACCACCCTTGGCAAGACATCCTGGCTGGGGGGAAATGAACTCACTGTAGCAGACATCGTGGCGTGGTGTGCACTTCAGCAGACAAGTAGCTCTCATGCTGTCCCAGCCAATGTTCAGAAATGGATGAAGTCTTGTGAGAATTTGGTACCTTTCAACAGTGCCCTTAAACTATTAAAATAA